The Rhodococcus triatomae genome includes a window with the following:
- the gap gene encoding type I glyceraldehyde-3-phosphate dehydrogenase, whose product MTVRVGVNGFGRIGRNFFRAVDAQKAFGTTDIEIVAVNDLTDNKTLAHLLKYDSILGRLSDEVSLEGEDTIVVGDRKIKSLSIKEGPAALPWGDLGVDVVVESTGIFTDAAKAKGHLDAGAKKVIISAPAKGEDITIVMGVNDDKYDGSQNIISNASCTTNCLGPIAKVLDDSFGIARGLMTTVHAYTQDQNLQDGPHSDLRRARAAALNIVPTGTGAAKAIGLVLPQLVGKLDGYALRVPIPTGSVTDLTVNLKNLASVDDVNAAMKAAADGPLKGILKYTADPIVSSDIVTDPHSSIYDSGLTKVIDDEVKVVSWYDNEWGYSNRLVDLAGLVGKSL is encoded by the coding sequence GTGACTGTCCGGGTAGGCGTAAACGGTTTCGGCCGGATCGGACGCAACTTCTTCAGGGCGGTGGATGCCCAGAAGGCATTCGGGACCACCGACATCGAGATCGTCGCCGTCAACGACCTCACTGACAACAAGACCCTTGCCCACCTGCTCAAGTACGACTCGATCCTCGGCCGGCTCTCGGACGAGGTCTCGCTCGAGGGCGAGGACACCATCGTCGTCGGCGACCGCAAGATCAAGTCGCTGTCGATCAAGGAAGGCCCGGCCGCACTGCCCTGGGGCGACCTCGGTGTCGACGTCGTCGTCGAGTCCACCGGCATCTTCACCGACGCCGCGAAGGCGAAGGGGCACCTCGACGCGGGCGCCAAGAAGGTCATCATCTCCGCGCCCGCGAAGGGCGAGGACATCACCATCGTGATGGGCGTCAACGACGACAAGTACGACGGCAGCCAGAACATCATCTCCAACGCGTCGTGCACGACCAACTGCCTCGGCCCGATCGCGAAGGTCCTCGACGACAGCTTCGGCATCGCGCGCGGCCTCATGACCACCGTGCACGCCTACACGCAGGACCAGAACCTGCAGGACGGCCCGCACAGTGACCTGCGCCGTGCCCGCGCCGCAGCTCTGAACATCGTGCCCACCGGCACGGGTGCCGCCAAGGCGATCGGTCTGGTGCTTCCGCAGCTCGTCGGCAAGCTCGACGGGTACGCGCTGCGGGTCCCGATCCCCACGGGTTCGGTCACCGACCTCACGGTCAACCTGAAGAACCTGGCCTCGGTCGACGACGTCAACGCCGCGATGAAGGCTGCTGCGGACGGGCCGTTGAAGGGCATCCTCAAGTACACGGCCGATCCGATCGTCTCGAGCGACATCGTCACCGACCCGCACTCGTCGATCTACGATTCCGGCCTGACCAAGGTCATCGACGACGAGGTCAAGGTCGTCTCCTGGTACGACAACGAGTGGGGCTACTCGAACCGCCTGGTCGATCTCGCCGGGCTCGTCGGCAAGTCCCTCTGA
- the opcA gene encoding glucose-6-phosphate dehydrogenase assembly protein OpcA yields MIVDIPSTTTGEVNKRLVEIRKTGGAVTLGRVLTLVVCTRDSENTEDIIDSANEASREHPCRVIVLARGDRSASPRLDAQIRVGGDAGASEVVVLRLYGELADHESSVVVPFLLPDTPVVAWWPEEAPEVPALDPVGRLAIRRITDATGRADPRREIRSRLAHYSAGDTDLAWSRITSWRALLTSSLDQPPYARIESATVSGLVDEPAVDMIAGWLASRVDVPVRRLDGPLFVELTFAGGGSLTLSRPQTAVTATLARTGHPDALVSLGRRATRDCLAEELRRLDGDEIYHDALAGLEKVAYE; encoded by the coding sequence GTGATCGTCGACATCCCGTCCACCACGACCGGCGAGGTCAACAAGCGGCTCGTGGAGATCCGCAAGACCGGCGGTGCCGTCACGCTGGGCCGGGTCCTCACCCTGGTGGTGTGCACGCGCGACAGCGAGAACACCGAGGACATCATCGATTCCGCGAACGAGGCCAGCCGCGAGCATCCCTGCCGCGTCATCGTGCTCGCCCGCGGGGATCGGTCGGCCAGCCCGCGGCTGGACGCCCAGATCCGCGTCGGCGGTGACGCCGGGGCGTCCGAGGTCGTGGTCCTGCGGCTCTACGGTGAGCTCGCCGACCACGAATCCTCCGTCGTGGTGCCGTTCCTGCTCCCGGACACCCCGGTCGTCGCCTGGTGGCCCGAGGAAGCCCCCGAGGTGCCCGCACTCGATCCGGTCGGTCGCCTCGCGATCCGGCGGATCACCGACGCCACCGGGCGCGCGGACCCGCGGCGCGAGATCCGCAGCCGCCTCGCCCACTACTCGGCGGGTGACACCGATCTGGCGTGGAGCCGGATCACCTCGTGGCGGGCGCTGCTGACGTCGTCCCTCGACCAGCCGCCCTACGCCCGGATCGAGTCCGCCACCGTCTCCGGACTGGTGGACGAACCCGCGGTCGACATGATCGCGGGCTGGCTCGCGAGCCGGGTCGACGTCCCGGTACGCCGGCTCGACGGACCCCTGTTCGTCGAGCTGACCTTCGCCGGCGGCGGGTCGCTGACGCTCAGCCGACCGCAGACCGCGGTCACCGCGACACTGGCGCGCACCGGACACCCGGACGCGCTGGTGTCGCTGGGCCGGCGGGCCACCCGCGACTGTCTCGCCGAGGAACTGCGCCGGCTCGACGGCGACGAGATCTATCACGACGCCCTCGCCGGCTTGGAGAAAGTGGCCTACGAATGA
- the tpiA gene encoding triose-phosphate isomerase, translated as MARTPLIAGNWKMNLNHLEAIALVQKIAFSLPAKYFEKVDVTVLPPFTDIRSVQTLIEGDKLLLTYGAQDVSQHESGAYTGEVSAAMLAKLGCTYVVVGHSERRTLHGETDAVVSAKTKAALKHGLTPIVCIGEGLEIREAGDQVSYCVDQLRGSLAGLSADDLAKIVVAYEPVWAIGTGKVASADDAQEVCAAVRAELAELASPEAAASVRILYGGSVNAKNVGEIVGRTDVDGALVGGASLKADEFATLSAIAAGGPLP; from the coding sequence ATGGCGCGCACACCGCTCATCGCGGGCAACTGGAAGATGAATCTGAACCATCTCGAGGCCATCGCGCTGGTTCAGAAGATCGCATTCTCGCTTCCCGCGAAGTACTTCGAGAAGGTCGACGTGACGGTGCTGCCACCGTTCACGGACATCCGCAGCGTGCAGACTCTGATCGAGGGGGACAAGCTCCTGCTCACCTACGGTGCGCAGGACGTGTCCCAGCACGAGTCCGGGGCGTACACCGGGGAGGTGTCGGCCGCGATGCTCGCCAAGCTCGGCTGCACCTACGTGGTGGTCGGACACTCGGAACGCCGGACCCTGCACGGGGAGACCGACGCGGTGGTGTCGGCGAAGACCAAGGCCGCGCTGAAGCACGGGCTGACCCCGATCGTGTGCATCGGCGAAGGCCTCGAGATCCGTGAGGCCGGTGACCAGGTGAGCTACTGCGTCGACCAGCTCCGGGGATCCCTCGCGGGACTGTCGGCCGACGACCTGGCGAAGATCGTCGTCGCGTACGAGCCCGTCTGGGCCATCGGTACGGGCAAGGTCGCGAGTGCCGACGATGCTCAGGAGGTGTGCGCGGCAGTGCGCGCGGAGCTGGCGGAGCTGGCCTCTCCCGAGGCTGCGGCGAGCGTCCGCATCCTGTACGGCGGCAGCGTCAACGCCAAGAACGTCGGCGAGATCGTCGGCCGGACGGACGTCGACGGGGCGCTCGTCGGTGGGGCGTCGCTCAAGGCGGACGAGTTCGCCACCCTGTCGGCGATCGCGGCCGGTGGGCCCCTCCCGTGA
- the tal gene encoding transaldolase — translation MTQNPYLARLSEAGVSVWLDDLSRERIESGNLADLVAIRSIVGVTTNPSIFQAALSKGHAYDEQVRELAARGADVDSAIRTITTDDVRRACDVLAPTFEATGGLDGRVSIEVDPRLAHDADKTVAQAIELWKIVDRPNLFIKIPATEKGVPAIAKVLGEGISVNVTLIFSVERYEMVMSAYLDGLSAAKAAGHELSSVHSVASFFVSRVDTEIDKRLEAIGTPEALALRGKAALANARLAYAAYEQVFEIQPWFQTLAEQGAHVQRPLWASTGVKNPDYPDTLYVTELVAPHTVNTMPEKTLEAVADHGDVRGDTVSGTAAASQEIFDQLAAVGIDLPDVFQVLEDEGVDKFEVSWNELLDATAEQLREAGPKA, via the coding sequence ATGACCCAGAACCCCTACCTGGCACGTCTTTCCGAGGCCGGCGTCTCGGTCTGGCTCGACGACCTGTCCCGTGAACGCATCGAGTCCGGCAATCTCGCCGATCTCGTCGCGATACGCAGCATCGTCGGAGTCACCACGAATCCGTCCATCTTCCAGGCGGCTCTGAGCAAGGGCCACGCGTACGACGAGCAGGTCCGCGAGCTCGCGGCGCGCGGCGCCGACGTCGATTCCGCGATCCGCACCATCACCACGGACGACGTTCGCCGAGCGTGCGACGTGCTCGCTCCGACGTTCGAGGCGACCGGCGGTCTCGACGGCCGGGTGTCGATCGAGGTCGACCCACGGCTCGCACACGACGCGGACAAGACCGTCGCGCAGGCGATCGAGCTGTGGAAGATCGTCGACCGGCCGAACCTGTTCATCAAGATCCCGGCCACCGAGAAGGGCGTCCCGGCGATCGCGAAGGTCCTCGGCGAGGGCATCAGCGTGAACGTGACGCTGATCTTCTCCGTCGAGCGCTACGAGATGGTGATGTCGGCGTACCTCGACGGGCTGTCGGCGGCGAAGGCCGCGGGCCACGAGCTGTCTTCGGTCCACTCGGTGGCCTCGTTCTTCGTCTCCCGGGTGGACACCGAGATCGACAAGCGTCTCGAGGCGATCGGCACACCCGAGGCGCTGGCGCTGCGCGGCAAGGCCGCTCTCGCCAACGCCCGGCTCGCCTACGCAGCCTACGAGCAGGTCTTCGAGATCCAGCCGTGGTTCCAGACCCTGGCCGAACAGGGCGCACACGTGCAGCGCCCGCTCTGGGCGTCCACCGGGGTCAAGAACCCCGACTACCCGGACACGCTCTACGTCACCGAGCTGGTGGCCCCGCACACCGTGAACACGATGCCGGAGAAGACGCTCGAGGCGGTGGCCGACCACGGCGACGTCCGCGGCGACACGGTCTCCGGTACCGCAGCGGCGTCGCAGGAGATCTTCGACCAGCTCGCCGCCGTCGGTATCGACCTGCCCGACGTGTTCCAGGTACTCGAGGACGAAGGCGTCGACAAGTTCGAGGTGTCCTGGAACGAGTTGCTGGACGCCACGGCGGAACAATTGCGCGAAGCCGGCCCGAAGGCCTGA
- the zwf gene encoding glucose-6-phosphate dehydrogenase, with protein sequence MSEPTAQQNWVNPLRDSRDKRLPRVAGPCALVIFGVTGDLARRKLMPAIYDLANRGLLPPGFALVGFARRDWEDADFAKIVHDAVREHSRTPFREDVWERLAEGMRFVHGTFDDPDAFARLASTLDALEKERGTGGNHAFYLAIPPDRFPTVLQQLSDSGLARRSPDHWRRVVIEKPFGHDLESAQELNALVNRVFPEDAVFRIDHYLGKETVQNILALRFANQLFDPLWNSHYVDHVQITMAEDIGLGGRAGYYDGIGAARDVIQNHLLQLLAFTAMEEPISFAPRELQAEKIKVLKSTRLAGPLDETTSRGQYAGGWQGGVPVVGLLEEEGFSPESRTETYAAITLEVDTRRWAGVPFYLRTGKRLGRRVTEIAVVFKRAPHLPFDETMTEELGQNALVIRVQPDEGVTMRFGSKVPGSGMEVRDVNMDFSYGQAFTTSSPEAYERLILDMLLGEPSLFPVNDEVELSWQILDPALDHWAAHGTPEPYEAGTWGPPSADEMLRRTGREWRRP encoded by the coding sequence GTGAGCGAACCCACGGCGCAGCAGAACTGGGTCAATCCGCTCCGGGACAGCCGGGACAAACGGCTCCCCCGTGTGGCCGGGCCCTGTGCCCTGGTGATCTTCGGGGTCACCGGAGACCTGGCCCGGCGCAAGCTGATGCCGGCGATCTACGATCTCGCCAACCGCGGTCTGTTGCCGCCGGGGTTCGCTCTCGTCGGGTTCGCCCGACGCGACTGGGAGGACGCCGATTTCGCGAAGATCGTGCACGATGCGGTCCGCGAGCACTCCCGGACTCCCTTCCGTGAGGACGTGTGGGAACGCCTCGCCGAGGGGATGCGCTTCGTGCACGGCACGTTCGACGACCCGGACGCGTTCGCCCGGCTCGCGAGCACCCTCGACGCGCTGGAGAAGGAACGCGGCACCGGCGGGAATCATGCGTTCTACCTGGCGATCCCGCCGGACCGGTTCCCCACCGTATTGCAGCAGCTCTCCGATTCGGGGTTGGCCCGGCGCAGTCCGGACCACTGGCGCCGCGTGGTGATCGAGAAGCCGTTCGGCCACGATCTGGAGAGTGCTCAGGAACTCAACGCGCTCGTCAACCGGGTCTTCCCGGAGGACGCGGTGTTCCGGATCGACCACTATCTCGGCAAGGAAACCGTCCAGAACATCCTCGCCCTGCGGTTCGCCAACCAGCTGTTCGATCCGTTGTGGAACTCGCACTACGTCGACCACGTGCAGATCACCATGGCCGAGGACATCGGCCTGGGTGGCCGTGCCGGCTACTACGACGGCATCGGGGCGGCGCGCGACGTCATCCAGAACCATCTCCTGCAGTTGCTGGCGTTCACCGCGATGGAGGAACCGATCAGCTTCGCCCCCCGCGAACTGCAGGCGGAGAAGATCAAGGTCCTCAAGTCCACGAGGCTCGCGGGCCCGCTCGACGAGACGACCTCGCGCGGCCAGTACGCGGGCGGCTGGCAGGGCGGCGTCCCGGTCGTGGGGCTGCTCGAGGAGGAAGGCTTCTCCCCCGAGTCACGGACCGAGACCTACGCGGCGATCACGCTCGAGGTGGACACCCGCCGCTGGGCGGGAGTCCCGTTCTACCTGCGCACCGGGAAACGGCTCGGCAGACGGGTCACCGAGATCGCGGTCGTGTTCAAGCGGGCACCGCACCTGCCGTTCGACGAGACCATGACGGAGGAACTCGGCCAGAACGCACTCGTGATCCGGGTACAGCCGGACGAGGGTGTCACCATGCGATTCGGCTCGAAGGTGCCCGGATCGGGCATGGAGGTCCGGGACGTCAACATGGACTTCAGCTACGGCCAGGCGTTCACCACGTCCTCACCCGAGGCGTACGAGCGCCTGATCCTCGACATGCTGCTCGGCGAGCCGTCCCTGTTCCCGGTCAACGACGAGGTCGAACTGTCCTGGCAGATCCTGGATCCGGCACTCGACCACTGGGCGGCACACGGGACGCCGGAACCGTACGAGGCAGGCACCTGGGGTCCCCCTTCCGCCGACGAGATGCTGCGCCGGACCGGCCGCGAATGGAGGCGCCCGTGA
- the ppc gene encoding phosphoenolpyruvate carboxylase gives MPDNPERATHDTDRADEAPDQTRETPDHARAATEPLREDIRLLGGILGSIVREQAGESVFDLVERARVEAFRVRRSEIDRDELAALFTDVETDDAIPVIRAFSHFALLANLAEDIHRERRRAVHVAAGEPPPDSTLAATYAKLDAAERDGQGPDGQTVVRALRDALVSPVITAHPTETRRRTVFDTQTRITDLMRFRERTALTEAETAEVDLQLRRQILVLWQTALIRLARLRIQDEIDVGLRYYDAALFEVVPQLNADVRAALSARWPEVDLLPRPMVRMGSWIGGDRDGNPFVTDEIVHRATRRAAEVALGHHLDALGELERELSMSGRLIEVPPDLDLLAAASGDESAFRADEPFRRAIRGIRGRVTATAQRILGAVPAGGADPGLEPYADPADLLADLEIVDLALRAVGDEILADDRLARLREAVQTFGFHLSGLDMRQNSEVHETVVAELLAWAGVHSDYRSLREDERVELLARELGTRRPLTSPEAQFSELTTKELGILRAAADAVRLLGPDAVPNYVISMCTSVSDLLEAALLLAEVGLLVPGTGDSPPYVPVGIVPLFETIEDLENGSRTLEAALEVPVYRSIVDAREAQQEVMLGYSDSNKDGGYLAANWALYRAELDLVAAARRHGLRLRLFHGRGGTVGRGGGPSYEAILAQPPGAVQGSLRITEQGEIIAAKYAEPRLARRNLETLVAATLESTLLDVEGLGEEAADAYRVMDELALLARAAYSELVHDTPGFVRYFEMSTPVAEIGALNIGSRPVSRKQTTSISDLRAIPWVLAWSQSRVMLPGFYGTGSAFEQWVDGDVERLAVLSRLYEKWPFFRTVLSNLAMVMAKSDMGLAARYAELVPDEALRTRVFGMISAEHERTVRMYTAITGNDTLFADNPALERSVHNRFPYLEPLNLLQIELLRRFRGGDDTDRVRRGIQLTMNGLATALRNSG, from the coding sequence ATGCCCGACAACCCAGAGCGCGCCACCCACGACACCGACCGTGCGGACGAGGCGCCCGATCAGACCCGCGAGACCCCCGATCACGCCCGCGCGGCGACCGAGCCGCTCCGTGAGGACATTCGGCTCCTCGGGGGGATTCTCGGTTCGATAGTTCGCGAGCAAGCCGGCGAGTCGGTGTTCGACCTCGTCGAGCGGGCCCGCGTCGAAGCGTTCCGGGTACGGCGCTCGGAGATCGACCGCGACGAGCTGGCCGCGCTGTTCACCGACGTCGAGACCGACGACGCCATACCCGTGATCCGAGCGTTCAGCCACTTCGCGCTGCTGGCGAATCTCGCCGAGGACATCCACCGGGAACGCCGCCGCGCCGTACACGTGGCCGCGGGTGAGCCTCCGCCGGACAGCACACTCGCCGCCACGTACGCCAAGCTGGATGCGGCGGAACGCGACGGGCAGGGCCCCGACGGGCAGACGGTGGTGCGCGCCCTCCGGGATGCCCTGGTCTCTCCGGTGATCACCGCGCATCCGACCGAGACCCGCAGACGCACCGTGTTCGACACGCAGACGCGGATCACCGATCTGATGCGGTTCCGCGAACGCACCGCCCTCACCGAGGCCGAGACCGCCGAGGTGGATCTGCAACTGCGTCGTCAGATCCTGGTGCTCTGGCAGACCGCCCTGATCCGGCTGGCTCGGCTGCGTATCCAGGACGAGATCGACGTGGGCCTGCGCTACTACGACGCGGCGCTGTTCGAGGTGGTTCCACAACTGAACGCGGACGTGCGCGCCGCCCTGTCCGCACGCTGGCCCGAGGTGGACCTCCTGCCGCGTCCGATGGTGCGGATGGGCTCGTGGATCGGCGGCGACCGCGACGGCAATCCGTTCGTGACCGACGAGATCGTGCACCGCGCGACGCGTCGCGCCGCGGAGGTCGCCCTCGGTCACCACCTCGACGCTCTCGGGGAACTCGAACGTGAGCTGTCCATGTCGGGGCGTCTGATCGAGGTGCCGCCGGACCTGGATCTGCTCGCTGCGGCGTCGGGCGACGAGTCGGCGTTCCGAGCCGACGAGCCGTTCCGGCGCGCGATCCGGGGAATCCGGGGAAGGGTGACCGCGACCGCGCAGCGGATCCTCGGGGCCGTGCCCGCCGGCGGCGCGGACCCGGGTCTCGAACCCTATGCCGATCCCGCCGATCTGCTCGCGGATCTCGAGATCGTCGATCTCGCGCTGCGGGCCGTCGGTGACGAGATCCTCGCCGACGACCGGCTCGCCCGCCTGCGGGAGGCGGTGCAGACGTTCGGGTTCCACCTCAGCGGGCTGGACATGAGGCAGAACTCGGAGGTGCACGAGACCGTCGTGGCCGAGTTGCTGGCGTGGGCGGGCGTGCACTCGGACTATCGCTCGCTGCGAGAAGACGAGCGGGTGGAGTTGCTGGCCCGAGAGCTGGGGACCCGGCGGCCACTGACTTCGCCGGAGGCGCAGTTCTCCGAGCTCACCACCAAGGAGCTCGGGATCCTGCGTGCCGCCGCGGATGCGGTGCGGCTCCTCGGCCCGGACGCGGTGCCGAACTACGTGATCAGCATGTGTACCTCCGTCAGCGACCTGTTGGAGGCGGCGCTCCTGCTCGCCGAGGTGGGGTTGCTGGTCCCCGGGACCGGCGACTCGCCGCCGTATGTGCCCGTCGGCATCGTGCCGCTGTTCGAGACGATCGAGGATCTCGAGAACGGGTCGCGCACCCTCGAGGCGGCGCTCGAGGTTCCCGTCTATCGGAGCATCGTGGACGCGCGGGAGGCGCAGCAGGAGGTGATGCTCGGATACTCGGACTCGAACAAGGACGGCGGCTACCTGGCCGCGAACTGGGCCCTGTATCGAGCGGAGCTCGATCTCGTCGCCGCCGCCCGCCGGCACGGGCTGCGACTGCGCCTGTTCCACGGTCGCGGGGGAACGGTGGGACGCGGCGGAGGCCCCAGCTACGAGGCGATCCTGGCGCAGCCGCCGGGTGCCGTGCAGGGGTCGTTGCGAATCACCGAGCAGGGCGAGATCATCGCCGCGAAGTACGCCGAGCCGCGGCTCGCCCGTAGAAACCTCGAGACCCTGGTCGCGGCGACGCTCGAGTCGACCCTGCTGGACGTCGAGGGGCTGGGCGAGGAGGCGGCCGACGCCTACCGCGTCATGGACGAGCTGGCATTGCTCGCCCGTGCCGCGTATTCCGAACTCGTGCACGACACCCCGGGTTTCGTCCGCTACTTCGAGATGTCCACGCCGGTCGCCGAGATCGGGGCACTCAACATCGGGAGCCGCCCGGTCTCCAGGAAGCAGACCACGTCGATCTCGGACCTGCGGGCGATTCCCTGGGTGCTGGCCTGGAGCCAGTCCCGGGTGATGCTGCCGGGCTTCTACGGCACCGGCAGTGCCTTCGAACAGTGGGTGGACGGCGATGTCGAGCGTCTCGCGGTCCTCTCCCGCCTCTACGAGAAGTGGCCGTTCTTCCGCACCGTCCTGTCCAACCTGGCGATGGTGATGGCCAAGTCGGACATGGGGCTGGCGGCCCGTTACGCCGAACTCGTGCCGGACGAGGCACTGCGGACCCGCGTGTTCGGCATGATCTCCGCCGAGCACGAACGCACCGTGCGGATGTACACGGCGATCACCGGGAACGACACGCTGTTCGCGGACAACCCGGCGCTCGAGCGGTCCGTCCACAACCGGTTCCCCTACCTCGAGCCGCTCAATCTGCTCCAGATCGAGTTGCTGCGCAGGTTCCGTGGCGGCGACGACACCGACCGGGTGCGGCGCGGAATCCAGCTGACCATGAACGGACTCGCCACCGCACTGCGCAACAGTGGCTGA
- the pgl gene encoding 6-phosphogluconolactonase gives MTVSPDIHVSVFTDPDSVVAAASRLLVDTIVAAQRARGSASVVLTGGGTGIGILAALREAPGDIDWRSLDIYFGDERFVPADDPERNDLQARRALLDHVDLDPDRVHPIAASDGEFGNDPEAAAAAYAAVLARNSDAGKAPVFDVHLLGMGGEGHVNSLFPETDAVREEDATVVAVTDSPKPPPVRVTLTLPAVRHANEVWIVTTGAAKAEAAAAAVSGAPPVEIPAGGARGLVATRWFLDEEAAALVPASARS, from the coding sequence ATGACCGTCTCCCCCGACATCCACGTCAGTGTCTTCACCGACCCCGACTCCGTGGTCGCGGCGGCCTCCCGGCTGCTGGTGGACACCATCGTCGCCGCCCAGCGTGCCCGGGGGAGCGCGTCGGTCGTCCTCACCGGGGGCGGCACCGGCATCGGCATCCTTGCCGCACTCCGGGAGGCGCCCGGCGACATCGACTGGCGCTCTCTCGACATCTACTTCGGCGACGAACGATTCGTGCCTGCCGACGACCCCGAGCGCAACGACCTGCAGGCGCGGCGGGCGCTCCTCGACCACGTCGACCTCGATCCGGACCGGGTCCACCCGATCGCGGCGTCCGACGGCGAGTTCGGCAACGACCCCGAGGCGGCGGCGGCGGCCTATGCTGCGGTACTCGCCCGCAACTCCGACGCCGGAAAGGCCCCGGTGTTCGACGTGCACCTGCTCGGCATGGGCGGCGAGGGGCATGTCAATTCGTTGTTCCCCGAGACCGACGCCGTCCGCGAGGAGGACGCCACCGTCGTCGCGGTCACCGATTCCCCCAAGCCGCCGCCGGTGCGGGTCACCCTGACGTTGCCTGCGGTGCGGCACGCGAACGAGGTGTGGATCGTCACGACCGGCGCGGCCAAGGCGGAGGCCGCCGCCGCTGCCGTGTCCGGAGCTCCCCCGGTGGAGATCCCGGCGGGCGGCGCCCGGGGGCTGGTCGCCACCCGCTGGTTCCTGGACGAGGAGGCCGCGGCCCTCGTCCCGGCGAGCGCGCGCTCCTGA
- the secG gene encoding preprotein translocase subunit SecG, translated as MSLFLDVLLVATSLLLILLVLLHRGKGGGLSSLFGGGVQSNLSGSTVAEKNLDRLTVFTAMIWVIAIVGMGLEVKYG; from the coding sequence ATGTCACTGTTCCTGGATGTTCTGCTGGTCGCCACCAGCTTGCTGCTGATCCTGCTGGTGCTGCTGCATCGCGGCAAGGGCGGCGGTCTGTCCAGCCTGTTCGGTGGCGGCGTCCAATCCAACCTGTCCGGTTCCACGGTTGCCGAGAAGAATCTCGACCGCCTCACCGTCTTCACGGCCATGATCTGGGTCATCGCGATCGTCGGTATGGGGCTCGAGGTCAAGTACGGCTGA
- a CDS encoding phosphoglycerate kinase produces MAVPTLQDLLDAGVEGRGVLVRSDLNVPLDGDTITDRGRIIASAPTIKALAEAGAKVVVTAHLGRPKGEPDPKFSLAPVAAALAEVLGRNVQLAGDVVGQDALARSEGLTDGDVLLLENVRFDPRETSKDDAERVKLARALVELVGDDGAFVSDGFGVVHRKQASVYDVAALLPHYAGGLVATEVEVLAKLTESPERPYAVVLGGSKVSDKLAVIEALAPKVDTLVIGGGMFYTFLAAQGVSVGNSLCEESMIETCKDLLDRYADVIHIPQDVVVADAFSADAEAKTVSVLEIPDGWMGLDIGPESVKRFAAILTSAKTIFWNGPMGVFEFAKFAAGTKGVAEAIVEATGKGAFTVVGGGDSAAAVRQLGLPEDGFSHISTGGGASLEYLEGKELPGIAVLESEA; encoded by the coding sequence GTGGCTGTTCCGACACTGCAGGATCTGCTCGACGCGGGCGTGGAGGGCCGGGGCGTGCTGGTGCGCTCGGACCTCAACGTCCCCCTCGACGGTGACACCATCACCGACCGGGGCCGGATCATCGCCTCGGCGCCGACGATCAAGGCGCTCGCGGAAGCGGGCGCGAAGGTCGTCGTCACCGCCCACCTCGGGCGACCGAAGGGCGAACCCGACCCGAAGTTCTCCCTCGCCCCGGTGGCCGCTGCACTGGCCGAGGTGCTCGGTCGCAACGTGCAGCTCGCCGGTGACGTCGTGGGCCAGGACGCGCTCGCGCGGTCCGAGGGTCTCACCGACGGTGACGTGTTGTTGCTGGAGAACGTCCGCTTCGACCCGCGGGAGACCAGCAAGGACGACGCCGAGCGGGTCAAGCTCGCCAGGGCACTCGTCGAACTGGTCGGTGACGACGGCGCGTTCGTCTCCGACGGTTTCGGTGTGGTGCACCGCAAGCAGGCGTCGGTCTACGACGTGGCTGCCCTCCTCCCGCACTACGCGGGCGGTCTCGTCGCCACCGAGGTCGAGGTTCTCGCGAAGCTGACCGAGAGTCCGGAGCGGCCCTACGCGGTGGTGCTCGGTGGATCGAAGGTGTCGGACAAGCTCGCCGTCATCGAGGCGCTCGCCCCGAAGGTCGACACCCTGGTCATCGGTGGCGGAATGTTCTACACCTTCCTCGCCGCCCAGGGTGTCTCGGTGGGCAACTCGCTGTGCGAGGAGTCCATGATCGAGACCTGCAAGGATCTGCTCGACCGGTACGCGGACGTCATCCACATCCCGCAGGACGTGGTCGTCGCCGATGCGTTCTCCGCCGATGCCGAGGCGAAGACGGTCTCGGTGCTCGAGATCCCGGACGGCTGGATGGGCCTGGACATCGGCCCGGAGTCGGTCAAGCGGTTCGCGGCGATTCTCACCAGCGCGAAGACGATCTTCTGGAACGGCCCGATGGGTGTGTTCGAGTTCGCGAAGTTCGCCGCAGGGACCAAGGGCGTCGCGGAGGCCATCGTCGAGGCCACCGGCAAGGGAGCGTTCACGGTGGTCGGCGGGGGTGATTCCGCGGCCGCGGTCCGGCAGCTCGGCCTTCCGGAGGACGGCTTCTCGCACATCTCCACCGGAGGCGGAGCGTCCCTCGAGTACCTCGAGGGCAAGGAACTGCCGGGGATCGCCGTACTCGAGAGTGAGGCCTGA